Proteins co-encoded in one Brassica oleracea var. oleracea cultivar TO1000 chromosome C4, BOL, whole genome shotgun sequence genomic window:
- the LOC106340504 gene encoding uncharacterized protein LOC106340504, with protein MDRPQNYLLSCGIKTIEELRHSLLHTRVELEQTIRVAQEELNAKDNHIMQLKDLLNKTIKEKDEAQERYKKLLLDKNIILQHQTVDEQDPHISGLLSSDGEESIVSSFEPPMQLELDFPDMTLPEKGKLLNAVLKAGPLLQTLLLAGQLPQWRYPPPQLESFEIPPVIIPEATPLSPNSCGSNLNRKRVHCDDSSSKRETKYQRLLLP; from the exons ATGGATAGACCACAGAATTACCTGCTTAGTTGTGGTATAAAG ACAATAGAAGAGTTAAGACATTCACTTCTCCACACAAGAGTGGAGTTAGAGCAAACAATAAGGGTAGCCCAAGAAGAACTCAATGCCAAAGACAACCACATAATGCAGCTCAAAGATCTCCTCAACAAAACTATTAAAGAGAAAGATGAAGCACAAGAGAGATACAAGAAGCTTCTTCTTGACAAAAACATCATCCTTCAACACCAAACTGTAGATGAACAAGACCCACACATCAGTGGGCTTCTTTCATCCGACGGTGAGGAAAGCATTGTCTCATCTTTTGAACCGCCGATGCAGCTCGAGTTAGATTTTCCAGACATGACATTACCGGAGAAAGGGAAGCTTTTAAATGCGGTTTTGAAGGCAGGGCCTCTGCTTCAGACTCTGCTTTTGGCTGGACAGCTTCCACAATGGCGTTATCCACCACCGCAGCTAGAGTCATTCGAAATTCCACCGGTGATTATTCCTGAAGCAACGCCATTGTCACCAAATAGCTGTGGGAGTAATCTTAACCGGAAGAGGGTTCACTGCGATGATTCTAGTTCCAAAAGAGAGACCAAGTACCAAAGACTTCTCCTTCCTTGA
- the LOC106340155 gene encoding transcription factor FER-LIKE IRON DEFICIENCY-INDUCED TRANSCRIPTION FACTOR isoform X2, with the protein MKGRVIALTNLNDLELHNFLVDPNFDQFINLIRGDDQTIENPPLDFDLGGPLHNSPCFIDENQFIQTPVDDLFDELPDIDSNVAESFRSFEGESVVRASGEDDYNDGDDSSATTTNNDGNRKKKTDRSRTLISERKRRGRMKDKLYALRSLVPNITKMDKASIVGDAVAYVQELQSQAKKLKADIAGLEASLTSTGGYQEPAPVAQKSHTFRCINPPVSKKIIQMDVIQVEEKEFYVRLVCNKGQGVAASLYKSLESLTSFQVQNSNLSSPSPETYILTYTLDGTCFEQSLNLPNLKLWITGSLLNQGNRQT; encoded by the exons ATGAAAGGAAGAGTCATAGCTCTTACAAACCTAAACGACCTCGAACTACACAACTTCTTGGTCGATCCAAACTTCGATCAGTTCATAAATCTCATAAGAGGAGATGACCAAACCATCGAAAACCCACCTCTCGATTTCGATCTTGGTGGTCCTTTACACAACAGCCCATGTTTCATCGACGAGAACCAGTTTATCCAAACACCTGTCGACGACCTGTTCGACGAGTTGCCTGATATAGACTCCAATGTGGCCGAATCGTTCCGTAGCTTCGAGGGTGAGAGTGTTGTAAGAGCAAGCGGCGAAGACGATTACAACGACGGCGATGATTCTTCTGCCACCACGACGAATAATGATGGAAACCGTAAGAAGAAGACGGATCGATCGAGAACTTTGATCTCCGAGAGAAAAAGGAGAGGTCGGATGAAGGATAAGCTCTACGCGTTGAGATCTCTTGTTCCAAACATTACTAAG ATGGATAAAGCATCAATTGTGGGAGATGCAGTGGCGTACGTTCAAGAACTGCAGTCACAAGCCAAGAAACTCAAAGCTGATATTGCTGGCCTTGAAGCTTCTTTAACTTCCACTGGAGGGTACCAAGAACCTGCACCAGTTGCTCAGAAAAGTCACACTTTCCGTTGTATTAATCCACCGGTTTCCAAGAAAATCATTCAG ATGGATGTTATTCAAGTAGAGGAGAAAGAGTTTTATGTGAGATTGGTGTGTAATAAAGGACAAGGCGTTGCTGCATCACTCTACAAGTCTTTGGAGTCTCTTACAAGTTTCCAAGTGCAAAACTCCAACCTAAGCTCCCCTTCTCCTGAGACATACATCTTAACATATACATTAGAT GGGACATGTTTCGAACAGAGCTTAAACTTGCCTAACCTGAAGCTGTGGATCACTGGATCACTTCTAAACCAAG GGAACCGTCAGACATAG
- the LOC106340155 gene encoding transcription factor FER-LIKE IRON DEFICIENCY-INDUCED TRANSCRIPTION FACTOR isoform X1, translating to MKGRVIALTNLNDLELHNFLVDPNFDQFINLIRGDDQTIENPPLDFDLGGPLHNSPCFIDENQFIQTPVDDLFDELPDIDSNVAESFRSFEGESVVRASGEDDYNDGDDSSATTTNNDGNRKKKTDRSRTLISERKRRGRMKDKLYALRSLVPNITKMDKASIVGDAVAYVQELQSQAKKLKADIAGLEASLTSTGGYQEPAPVAQKSHTFRCINPPVSKKIIQMDVIQVEEKEFYVRLVCNKGQGVAASLYKSLESLTSFQVQNSNLSSPSPETYILTYTLDGTCFEQSLNLPNLKLWITGSLLNQGFEFIKPFN from the exons ATGAAAGGAAGAGTCATAGCTCTTACAAACCTAAACGACCTCGAACTACACAACTTCTTGGTCGATCCAAACTTCGATCAGTTCATAAATCTCATAAGAGGAGATGACCAAACCATCGAAAACCCACCTCTCGATTTCGATCTTGGTGGTCCTTTACACAACAGCCCATGTTTCATCGACGAGAACCAGTTTATCCAAACACCTGTCGACGACCTGTTCGACGAGTTGCCTGATATAGACTCCAATGTGGCCGAATCGTTCCGTAGCTTCGAGGGTGAGAGTGTTGTAAGAGCAAGCGGCGAAGACGATTACAACGACGGCGATGATTCTTCTGCCACCACGACGAATAATGATGGAAACCGTAAGAAGAAGACGGATCGATCGAGAACTTTGATCTCCGAGAGAAAAAGGAGAGGTCGGATGAAGGATAAGCTCTACGCGTTGAGATCTCTTGTTCCAAACATTACTAAG ATGGATAAAGCATCAATTGTGGGAGATGCAGTGGCGTACGTTCAAGAACTGCAGTCACAAGCCAAGAAACTCAAAGCTGATATTGCTGGCCTTGAAGCTTCTTTAACTTCCACTGGAGGGTACCAAGAACCTGCACCAGTTGCTCAGAAAAGTCACACTTTCCGTTGTATTAATCCACCGGTTTCCAAGAAAATCATTCAG ATGGATGTTATTCAAGTAGAGGAGAAAGAGTTTTATGTGAGATTGGTGTGTAATAAAGGACAAGGCGTTGCTGCATCACTCTACAAGTCTTTGGAGTCTCTTACAAGTTTCCAAGTGCAAAACTCCAACCTAAGCTCCCCTTCTCCTGAGACATACATCTTAACATATACATTAGAT GGGACATGTTTCGAACAGAGCTTAAACTTGCCTAACCTGAAGCTGTGGATCACTGGATCACTTCTAAACCAAGGTTTTGAATTCATCAAGCCATTCAATTGA
- the LOC106339584 gene encoding uncharacterized protein LOC106339584 isoform X2 translates to MNMDGPLDFENEDPLVNPPPSAEKRKKVIGLDDLLSDFYKEKSKLIDRGNRKRKASSKLYDSDDDERGQEALLSIVDDCRNQMNEICSEEDTQEWGLCLFGDQKAPTRSLLTDLDNCYLLKEFLSSQLNSVVDLSPDNGTAFLEGLLANGWLTKLILTCARVETIICKWTLDILLYSPKEDLRSSACDFWCSILLSQNEVNGAPVEIQWLPNYQILKEALESYGFRINSSQNAELPEADSKSQGPPPNIRAWLKFVAACCQIRCKKPIFNASQLEQIAEVLVWLLLDRGLQGLSLLLQECCISFTESFKEEEWVSSCKNIANSLASRVPQDMNCLRIVESVAGVDARSKHLRSTIANQMLVVLLKHKESDENLMSSLMSINLKEKSCNLFRTYMMLVLAENWLLSSKLVEEKPVLREMWAVFLRNCFCQINSTDLRPFASKVRTKASYLLQGCRSD, encoded by the exons ATGAATATGGACGGGCCTCTTGATTTCGAGAACGAAGATCCTCTTGTTAACCCTCCACCATCTGCTGAGAAAAG GAAGAAAGTGATTGGGTTGGATGATCTCCTCTCTGATTTTTACAAAGAGAAGAGCAAACTCATAGACAGAGGAAACAGGAAACGCAAAGCCTCCTCTAAGCTTTACGATTCAGATGATGATGAACGTGGCCAGGAAGCTTTGCTTTCCATTGTTGATGACTGTCGCAATCAG ATGAATGAGATATGCAGCGAAGAAGATACGCAGGAGTGGGGTTTATGTTTGTTTGGAGATCAG AAAGCTCCAACGCGTTCACTGCTTACTGATCTCGATAACTGCTACTTGTTGAAAGAGTTTTTGAGTAGTCAGCTTAACTCGGTGGTGGATCTTAGTCCAGATAACG GAACAGCATTTCTTGAGGGGTTGCTGGCTAACGGCTGGCTCACAAAACTGATCTTGACGTGTGCACGTGTGGAAACAATCATATGCAAATGGACGCTTGATATAT TGTTGTATTCACCAAAAGAAGACCTGAGATCTTCTGCTTGTGACTTCTGGTGTTCCATACTGTTATCACAAAACGAG GTTAATGGAGCTCCTGTTGAAATTCAATGGCTTCCTAACTATCAGATACTTAAAGAAGCTCTTGAATCATATGGGTTCAGAATCAATTCATCACAAAATGCTGAGCTACCTGAAGCAG ATTCCAAGTCTCAAGGTCCTCCTCCGAATATTAGAGCTTGGCTCAAATTTGTTGCTGCTTGTTGTCAGATAAG ATGTAAAAAGCCTATTTTCAACGCATCTCAACTTGAACAAATAGCCGAAGTCCTTGTGTGGCTGCTCTTAGATCGCGGACTTCAAGGTCTCTCGCTTCTCCTACAAGAGTGCTGTATATCTTTTACTGAATCCTTCAAAGAGGAAGAATGGGTTTCAAGTTGCAAGAACATAGCAAACTCTCTTGCTTCCAG AGTGCCTCAAGACATGAACTGTTTGAGGATAGTGGAGTCCGTAGCAGGTGTTGATGCCCGAAGCAAGCATTTGAGAAGTACCATCGCTAATCAAATGCTTGTTGTTTTACTTAAACATAAG GAGAGCGATGAGAATTTGATGAGCTCGCTGATGTCTATCAATCTGAAGGAGAAGAGTTGCAACCTTTTCAGAACTTACATGATGTTGGTGTTGGCAGAGAACTGGCTATTGTCAAGTAAGTTGGTTGAGGAAAAGCCTGTGCTGAGAGAAATGTGGGCTGTGTTTCTCAGAAATTGTTTTTGTCAGATCAATAGCACCGATCTTCGGCCTTTTGCATCAAAA GTTCGTACCAAAGCCTCATATCTTCTTCAAGGATGCAGAAGCGATTGA
- the LOC106342957 gene encoding protein UPSTREAM OF FLC: MEGRMKKYREGVSPERAKVWTEKSPKYHQKIKKVQIVYYLSKNRQLEHPHFMEVLLSSPNGLYLRDVIERLNVLRGRGMASMYSWSSKRSYRNGFVWHDLSEDDLILPAHGNEYVLKGSEIIDQPTTDHFSPIENSATQNMKQIVVEPPPSSSRSMDDSSSSSSMKGTNKHSQEDDELSPPALRSVSSPDSRDAKNSSSSWCLAEYKVYRSEGLADASTQTDETVNKPVETLSRGVSTDEALSSESESSEPSCEEGKEIEESAETLRNSVSPPPVSSRTDTLESLIRADVTKMNSFRILEQEDVRMPRLRASNVLMQLISCGSISVKDNKFGLVPTYKPKFSHSKFPSPFFSSSSFMMGGDVDRLSETPSLMSLRLEEKEYFSGSLVETKLQKKDAVDGNTSLKRSSSYNGDRASKQMGAAENGDSKPGCSKHIPRSRKASSSVISKQQPRSESMRSPVLVKTTKNISSPSKTSDVCSKKITESLRKPTDSFKEEDSEKVIKIEERLASGARVIIESKVPPSSL; encoded by the exons ATGGAGGGGAGGATGAAGAAGTACAGAGAAGGAGTGAGTCCAGAGAGAGCAAAAGTGTGGACAGAGAAATCACCAAAGTATCATCAGAAGATCAAGAAAGTCCAAATTGTTTATTACCTCTCCAAGAATCGTCAGCTCGAGCATCCTCACTTCATGGAGGTCTTGCTTTCTTCTCCCAATGGCTTATACCTCAGAG ATGTTATAGAGAGGCTTAATGTTCTTAGAGGTAGAGGCATGGCTTCTATGTATTCTTGGTCTAGTAAAAG AAGCTATAGGAATGGTTTTGTCTGGCATGATTTATCAGAAGATGACTTGATTCTACCTGCTCATGGGAATGAGTATGTTCTTAAGGGCTCTGAGATTATTGACCAACCCACTACAGATCACTTTAGCCCAATTGAGAATTCAGCAACACAAAACATGAAGCAGATAGTTGTGGAGCCACCACCATCATCATCTAGAAGCATGGATGATTCCTCTTCCTCTTCGAGTATGAAGGGGACTAATAAGCATTCTCAGGAAGATGATGAGCTTTCTCCTCCAGCTCTCCGTTCTGTTTCCTCTCCTGATTCTAGAGACGCCAAGAACTCCTCTTCTTCTTGGTGTTTAGCTGAGTACAAGGTGTACAGGAGCGAGGGGCTCGCTGATGCTTCTACACAAACCGATGAAACTGTCAACAAACCTGTAGAGACCTTAAGTAGAGGCGTCTCAACTGATGAAGCTCTCTCATCAGAATCTGAATCAAGCGAGCCTTCTTGTGAAGAAGGGAAGGAGATAGAGGAGAGTGCAGAAACATTGAGAAACTCTGTCTCTCCACCTCCAGTTTCCAGCAGGACTGATACATTGGAGTCTCTTATAAGAGCTGATGTCACTAAGATGAATAGTTTTAGGATTCTTGAACAAGAAGATGTTCGAATGCCGAGGCTTAGGGCCTCCAACGTGCTGATGCAGTTGATATCTTGCGGTTCGATATCGGTCAAGGACAACAAGTTCGGCCTTGTGCCTACTTACAAACCCAAGTTTAGCCACTCCAAGTTTCCTTCGCCTTTCTTCTCCTCCTCATCGTTTATGATGGGAGGAGATGTTGACCGTTTGTCTGAAACTCCGAGTCTAATGAGCCTGAGGCTAGAGGAGAAAGAGTATTTTAGTGGGAGCTTGGTCGAGACAAAGCTACAGAAGAAAGATGCTGTTGATGGGAACACTTCTCTTAAGCGTTCTTCATCTTACAATGGTGACAG GGCTTCCAAGCAAATGGGTGCAGCAGAGAATGGAGACTCGAAGCCGGGTTGTTCTAAACACATTCCACGCTCGAGAAAGGCTTCTTCTTCTGTGATAAGCAAGCAACAGCCACGTAGCGAGTCCATGAGATCTCCTGTGTTAGTAAAGACTACCAAGAACATTTCCAGTCCTTCTAAGACGTCTGATGTTTGCAGTAAAAAAATAACCGAATCTTTGAGGAAGCCTACTGATTCTTTTAAAGAAGAAGACTCAGAGAAGGTGATCAAGATTGAGGAAAG GCTTGCTTCAGGGGCTCGGGTTATAATCGAATCTAAAGTGCCTCCGAGCAGTTTGTGA
- the LOC106339584 gene encoding uncharacterized protein LOC106339584 isoform X1, which yields MNMDGPLDFENEDPLVNPPPSAEKRKKVIGLDDLLSDFYKEKSKLIDRGNRKRKASSKLYDSDDDERGQEALLSIVDDCRNQMNEICSEEDTQEWGLCLFGDQKAPTRSLLTDLDNCYLLKEFLSSQLNSVVDLSPDNGTAFLEGLLANGWLTKLILTCARVETIICKWTLDILLYSPKEDLRSSACDFWCSILLSQNEVNGAPVEIQWLPNYQILKEALESYGFRINSSQNAELPEADSKSQGPPPNIRAWLKFVAACCQIRCKKPIFNASQLEQIAEVLVWLLLDRGLQGLSLLLQECCISFTESFKEEEWVSSCKNIANSLASRVPQDMNCLRIVESVAGVDARSKHLRSTIANQMLVVLLKHKSQESDENLMSSLMSINLKEKSCNLFRTYMMLVLAENWLLSSKLVEEKPVLREMWAVFLRNCFCQINSTDLRPFASKVRTKASYLLQGCRSD from the exons ATGAATATGGACGGGCCTCTTGATTTCGAGAACGAAGATCCTCTTGTTAACCCTCCACCATCTGCTGAGAAAAG GAAGAAAGTGATTGGGTTGGATGATCTCCTCTCTGATTTTTACAAAGAGAAGAGCAAACTCATAGACAGAGGAAACAGGAAACGCAAAGCCTCCTCTAAGCTTTACGATTCAGATGATGATGAACGTGGCCAGGAAGCTTTGCTTTCCATTGTTGATGACTGTCGCAATCAG ATGAATGAGATATGCAGCGAAGAAGATACGCAGGAGTGGGGTTTATGTTTGTTTGGAGATCAG AAAGCTCCAACGCGTTCACTGCTTACTGATCTCGATAACTGCTACTTGTTGAAAGAGTTTTTGAGTAGTCAGCTTAACTCGGTGGTGGATCTTAGTCCAGATAACG GAACAGCATTTCTTGAGGGGTTGCTGGCTAACGGCTGGCTCACAAAACTGATCTTGACGTGTGCACGTGTGGAAACAATCATATGCAAATGGACGCTTGATATAT TGTTGTATTCACCAAAAGAAGACCTGAGATCTTCTGCTTGTGACTTCTGGTGTTCCATACTGTTATCACAAAACGAG GTTAATGGAGCTCCTGTTGAAATTCAATGGCTTCCTAACTATCAGATACTTAAAGAAGCTCTTGAATCATATGGGTTCAGAATCAATTCATCACAAAATGCTGAGCTACCTGAAGCAG ATTCCAAGTCTCAAGGTCCTCCTCCGAATATTAGAGCTTGGCTCAAATTTGTTGCTGCTTGTTGTCAGATAAG ATGTAAAAAGCCTATTTTCAACGCATCTCAACTTGAACAAATAGCCGAAGTCCTTGTGTGGCTGCTCTTAGATCGCGGACTTCAAGGTCTCTCGCTTCTCCTACAAGAGTGCTGTATATCTTTTACTGAATCCTTCAAAGAGGAAGAATGGGTTTCAAGTTGCAAGAACATAGCAAACTCTCTTGCTTCCAG AGTGCCTCAAGACATGAACTGTTTGAGGATAGTGGAGTCCGTAGCAGGTGTTGATGCCCGAAGCAAGCATTTGAGAAGTACCATCGCTAATCAAATGCTTGTTGTTTTACTTAAACATAAG TCTCAGGAGAGCGATGAGAATTTGATGAGCTCGCTGATGTCTATCAATCTGAAGGAGAAGAGTTGCAACCTTTTCAGAACTTACATGATGTTGGTGTTGGCAGAGAACTGGCTATTGTCAAGTAAGTTGGTTGAGGAAAAGCCTGTGCTGAGAGAAATGTGGGCTGTGTTTCTCAGAAATTGTTTTTGTCAGATCAATAGCACCGATCTTCGGCCTTTTGCATCAAAA GTTCGTACCAAAGCCTCATATCTTCTTCAAGGATGCAGAAGCGATTGA